In Sandaracinaceae bacterium, the following proteins share a genomic window:
- a CDS encoding SMI1/KNR4 family protein — translation MGENVNWIRYADVQPATSDEVQRAEALLGVEFPHSVSELLMKHQGMKVDPSIVTTRRGRRVSVGSLVYVSSPNESDAQLTLQAWVETMRRGGYPRLVIPIFDTGTQSHVALDYRDDPSSPTIAYVYPDGDAVETGYWRIEQVAESFDQLMDNLDYDR, via the coding sequence ATGGGAGAAAACGTCAACTGGATCAGATACGCTGATGTTCAACCTGCAACGAGTGACGAAGTTCAACGTGCTGAAGCCCTTCTTGGAGTAGAGTTTCCGCACTCCGTATCAGAGCTTCTGATGAAGCATCAGGGCATGAAGGTCGACCCGAGTATCGTGACTACCAGGCGAGGTCGACGCGTGTCAGTCGGCAGCTTGGTTTACGTATCCTCGCCGAACGAAAGCGATGCTCAACTCACACTTCAAGCATGGGTCGAGACGATGAGACGTGGCGGATATCCGAGGCTTGTGATCCCCATCTTCGACACGGGAACACAGTCTCACGTTGCACTAGACTACAGGGACGATCCATCCTCTCCGACGATCGCCTATGTATACCCGGATGGAGACGCAGTCGAGACCGGATACTGGCGCATCGAACAGGTTGCCGAATCATTCGATCAACTAATGGACAACCTCGACTACGATCGATAG
- a CDS encoding RHS domain-containing protein produces MDYAERTLRVEWDREGLLRSVVWLTPEGQRQLLVYEYDRYGFLLGGKDAYGKAFAFSYDDAGYMTRKVNRRGHAFEYAYDGAGRCTRARGEHGEVALLLTYLPTKQCTLVTHEENGAQWWYRYEPTGTLLEIEDPYGGIRSFQLDERGQPVAEVDATGQVYPYVRDAAGAVLGKRDPTGHVRPLDAAPHEVAAALEYEGPEVALEWEHGRLVPLGFDVPWSGSLPPQVPAAARAALAGAEVAGVEREHRDAFDTLVRVEKSMGGEVLRRTYRYDGTGNLERYTDFDGGTWEYVFREWTACVEAHDPLGGVTRFERSGWNDLLGVVDPGGTESRYEYDLKRRLVTVQRHDKVRERYTYDAVDRLSAKLRGDGTPLVQYTHGPGALLQKRATCDGQEETFEHDARGYKTLAANAAGECRFEHTAAGRRKADLRDDEGVRVRFAGERVLGIQTLGVGVQYHYPSGDTVLVVDPTDRVHRVQRLGAGIVQRDLASGVTEVSQHDGRGHCLSKTRFRGGADRVERPWTRRFWRSGEGDLRAREDSLRGTTRYAYDAAHRLATVTHADGRQEAYTHDAAGNLRAKPGLRDAHVGGRDDGLVQLDRGNRLYRANGDRFEYDERDHVQSRSGTWGKLVYEHDALDRLRRISFAAAEAGEAYPPGHPAYGLEIHRYGAPETVWEADYDALGRRTEVRAYGRDADGARVCERSRFWWYGDRLAAEEGPTGSLRVYVYIDERALVPFMAVDYASREEATERPEDGERYYYFTDHRGCPERVEDDDGEVVWEATVHPYGECEVHVGADFHQPLRFPGHYHDATTGLHCNRFRYYSPELGRYLESDPIGIQGGLNLYGYCADGNPLRDVDLRGLSGCPDDCPPQATPEGGADSEGTGADQTATSSDVPPSRRSLDDMGEAELQEHCRARADELRAEIERQYDARTANNCTVCVAVVEPSNGGRRRVVVTTSRDDGRLPPRARGALQDGESNPPTRPALRERQGQLVEVDPDTNDTIGGYTRGNANNDYSGDTRHHGEQRALYGGAMSEGERVVAASHSNLGGCCPGCRRAMGSDADVIDPARR; encoded by the coding sequence GTGGACTACGCGGAGCGCACGCTGCGCGTGGAGTGGGACCGCGAGGGGCTGCTGCGCTCTGTGGTGTGGCTGACGCCCGAGGGACAGCGGCAGCTGCTGGTGTACGAGTACGACCGCTACGGGTTCTTGCTGGGCGGCAAGGACGCTTACGGCAAGGCGTTTGCGTTCAGCTACGACGACGCCGGCTACATGACCCGTAAGGTCAACCGGCGCGGGCACGCCTTCGAGTACGCGTACGACGGCGCCGGGCGTTGCACGCGGGCGCGCGGCGAGCACGGCGAGGTGGCGCTGCTGCTGACGTACCTGCCCACGAAGCAGTGCACGCTGGTGACGCACGAAGAGAACGGCGCGCAGTGGTGGTACCGGTACGAGCCCACGGGGACGCTGCTGGAGATTGAAGACCCGTACGGCGGCATCCGGTCGTTCCAGCTCGACGAGCGCGGGCAGCCTGTGGCGGAAGTGGACGCGACCGGACAGGTGTACCCGTACGTGCGCGACGCGGCGGGTGCGGTGCTCGGCAAGCGCGACCCCACGGGGCACGTGCGCCCGCTGGACGCGGCCCCGCACGAAGTGGCTGCGGCGCTCGAGTACGAAGGCCCCGAGGTGGCGCTCGAGTGGGAGCACGGCCGGCTGGTGCCGTTGGGCTTCGACGTGCCGTGGTCGGGCTCATTGCCGCCGCAGGTGCCGGCCGCGGCGCGGGCCGCGCTGGCGGGGGCGGAGGTGGCGGGGGTCGAGCGGGAACATCGCGACGCGTTCGACACGCTGGTGCGCGTCGAGAAGTCGATGGGCGGCGAGGTGCTGCGGCGCACGTACCGCTACGACGGCACCGGGAACCTCGAGCGCTACACGGACTTCGACGGGGGCACGTGGGAGTACGTGTTCCGGGAGTGGACGGCGTGTGTGGAGGCGCACGACCCGCTGGGCGGGGTGACGCGCTTCGAGCGCAGCGGCTGGAACGACCTGCTGGGCGTGGTGGACCCCGGCGGCACCGAGAGCCGCTACGAGTACGACCTGAAGCGGCGGCTGGTGACGGTGCAGCGCCACGACAAGGTGCGCGAGCGCTACACGTACGACGCGGTGGACCGGCTGAGCGCGAAGCTGCGCGGGGACGGCACACCGCTCGTGCAGTACACGCACGGGCCGGGCGCGCTGCTGCAGAAGCGCGCGACGTGCGACGGGCAAGAAGAGACGTTCGAGCACGACGCGCGGGGGTACAAGACGCTGGCCGCGAACGCAGCGGGGGAGTGCCGCTTCGAGCACACGGCGGCGGGCCGTCGCAAGGCGGACCTGCGCGACGACGAGGGCGTGCGTGTGCGCTTCGCGGGCGAGCGCGTGCTGGGCATCCAGACGCTGGGCGTGGGGGTGCAGTACCACTACCCGAGCGGCGACACCGTGCTGGTGGTGGACCCGACCGACCGGGTGCACCGCGTGCAGCGGCTGGGCGCGGGCATCGTGCAGCGGGACCTCGCGAGCGGCGTGACGGAGGTCTCGCAGCACGACGGGCGCGGGCACTGCCTGAGCAAGACGCGCTTCCGCGGTGGGGCGGACCGCGTGGAGCGCCCGTGGACGCGCCGCTTCTGGCGCTCGGGTGAAGGGGACCTCCGAGCGCGGGAGGATTCGCTGCGCGGGACCACGCGCTACGCGTACGACGCCGCGCACCGGCTCGCGACGGTCACGCACGCGGACGGACGGCAAGAGGCGTACACGCACGACGCGGCCGGCAACCTGCGCGCAAAGCCGGGCCTGCGCGACGCGCACGTGGGCGGGCGCGACGACGGGCTGGTGCAGCTGGACCGCGGCAACCGGCTGTACCGCGCGAACGGCGACCGGTTCGAGTACGACGAGCGGGACCACGTCCAGTCTCGGTCGGGAACGTGGGGCAAGCTGGTCTACGAGCACGACGCGCTCGACCGCTTGCGGCGCATCTCGTTCGCGGCGGCCGAAGCGGGCGAGGCCTACCCGCCGGGACACCCTGCGTACGGGCTGGAGATACACCGCTACGGCGCGCCTGAGACGGTGTGGGAAGCGGACTACGACGCGCTCGGCCGGCGCACCGAGGTGCGCGCCTATGGACGCGACGCGGACGGCGCGCGGGTGTGCGAGCGCAGCCGGTTCTGGTGGTACGGGGACAGGCTGGCCGCGGAGGAAGGTCCGACGGGGTCACTGCGTGTGTATGTCTACATCGACGAGCGCGCGCTGGTGCCGTTCATGGCGGTGGACTACGCGTCGCGCGAAGAAGCCACCGAGCGCCCAGAGGATGGCGAGCGCTACTACTACTTCACCGACCACCGGGGCTGCCCCGAGCGCGTGGAGGACGACGATGGCGAGGTCGTGTGGGAAGCCACCGTGCATCCGTACGGCGAGTGCGAAGTGCACGTCGGCGCGGACTTCCACCAGCCGCTGCGCTTCCCTGGGCACTACCACGACGCGACCACCGGCCTGCACTGCAACCGGTTTCGGTACTACTCGCCCGAGCTCGGGAGGTATCTCGAGAGCGACCCCATCGGCATCCAGGGCGGGCTCAACCTCTACGGCTACTGCGCCGACGGGAACCCGCTGCGGGATGTCGACTTGCGCGGGCTCAGTGGTTGCCCGGACGATTGTCCTCCCCAGGCCACTCCGGAGGGGGGCGCGGACAGCGAGGGAACGGGTGCGGACCAGACAGCGACATCCAGCGATGTTCCCCCGTCGAGGCGAAGTCTCGATGACATGGGCGAGGCCGAACTCCAAGAGCACTGCCGAGCTCGGGCCGACGAATTACGAGCAGAAATCGAACGTCAATACGACGCTCGAACTGCGAACAATTGCACTGTTTGCGTCGCTGTCGTCGAGCCATCCAATGGTGGACGACGGCGAGTGGTCGTGACGACAAGTCGCGACGACGGACGACTTCCCCCGCGTGCACGTGGCGCCCTCCAAGACGGTGAATCGAACCCACCAACGCGCCCGGCGCTTCGCGAGCGCCAGGGGCAGCTAGTTGAAGTAGACCCCGACACAAACGATACCATTGGGGGATACACGCGTGGAAACGCAAACAACGACTACAGCGGAGACACTCGGCACCATGGCGAGCAGCGCGCCCTCTACGGCGGTGCTATGAGCGAGGGAGAGCGCGTCGTTGCTGCATCGCACAGCAACTTGGGCGGATGCTGCCCAGGCTGCCGTCGCGCGATGGGAAGCGATGCAGATGTCATTGATCCGGCGCGCCGCTAG
- a CDS encoding transposase, with amino-acid sequence MLIDPGRHVLFEYTRNHTNDTVDSLLAGYEGHLVADAHVVYDHLYDRGDVVEVNCWAHSRRYFFKAMASDPERAGEALRMQGLLFKIERSIKDAPRKKREAIRAKHSAPVVERFFSWCDAEWERALEDTPMYAALRYARNRRRARERLLHLPDRELSHGRRRAVGIPARPLLPAPQLARAPRAGPGARALGDDPPARRCRRAPRGRSVPRRYPLTDRSAPTGHERSVKDPRRDDHANRTKEIPGKKWHLSKKFRHLHFQHSIQ; translated from the coding sequence GTGCTCATCGACCCTGGACGACACGTCCTGTTCGAGTACACGAGGAACCACACCAACGACACCGTCGACTCGCTTCTCGCGGGCTATGAGGGCCATCTCGTCGCCGACGCGCACGTGGTCTACGACCACCTCTACGACCGAGGTGATGTCGTCGAGGTGAACTGTTGGGCGCACAGCCGGCGATACTTCTTCAAGGCGATGGCGTCGGACCCGGAGCGCGCGGGCGAAGCACTGCGCATGCAGGGGCTGCTGTTCAAGATCGAGCGCAGCATCAAGGACGCCCCGCGCAAGAAGCGTGAGGCCATCCGCGCGAAACACTCCGCACCCGTCGTCGAGCGCTTCTTCTCCTGGTGTGACGCCGAGTGGGAGCGTGCGCTCGAAGACACGCCGATGTACGCCGCCCTGCGCTACGCCCGCAACCGACGCCGCGCACGTGAACGCCTCCTTCACCTCCCTGACCGCGAGCTGTCGCATGGTCGGCGTCGAGCCGTGGGAATACCTGCGCGACCTCTTCTGCCTGCTCCCCAGCTGGCCCGCGCACCACGTGCTGGACCTGGCGCCCGTGCACTGGGCGATGACCCGCCAGCGCGAAGATGTCGCCGCGCTCCTCGCGGCAGATCCGTACCGCGCCGCTACCCTCTGACCGACCGGTCGGCCCCGACGGGTCACGAGCGGTCCGTCAAGGACCCACGGCGGGACGATCACGCGAATCGTACGAAGGAAATCCCTGGTAAGAAATGGCATCTCTCCAAGAAATTCAGGCATTTGCACTTTCAACACTCGATACAATGA